CGCCGCCGGCGGCGGGGATGACGCCGACACGGCCGGACGAGTTGGTGGTGCCGGCTTTGGGGTACTGGATGGGGATGGTGTAGGAGTAGAGCGAATCCGTGTTGTTGATGAGGAGGAAGTCGCGAATCCCCGACGCGTCGAGTTGCCAGAACGCGATGGAGCGGCCATCCGGGCTCCAGCGCCAGCCATCCTGGAGGGCGAGTTCTTCCTCGTAGACCCAGTCGAAGGTGCCGTTGATCAGTTTCTCCGATCCGTCTTTCGTGATCTGGTCGATGTGGCCATCGGTGAGGTGCTGCACGTATAGGTTGTGGCCCTGCACGTACCCGACGCGCGAGCCGTCGGGCGAGAACTTGGCGAACATGAGCGAGGACGCCGGCGCGTCGCCACCGAGCTGTTTGAGCGAGCCGTCGGCGATGTCGA
The Rhodothermales bacterium DNA segment above includes these coding regions:
- a CDS encoding DPP IV N-terminal domain-containing protein, whose product is MNIRTFAVLALFLLAPAALAQQASDITLERLYGSPEFFGQRAGQSRWLEDNNGYTMLERSETVPGGFDIVRHDPSSGGRDVIVPAQRFVPTGTTEPLPIEDYEWSADGLKLLLYTNSQRVWRTNTRGDYWVLDIADGSLKQLGGDAPASSLMFAKFSPDGSRVGYVQGHNLYVQHLTDGHIDQITKDGSEKLINGTFDWVYEEELALQDGWRWSPDGRSIAFWQLDASGIRDFLLINNTDSLYSYTIPIQYPKAGTTNSSGRVGVIPAAGG